The Oculatellaceae cyanobacterium genomic sequence ACAAAATCAATACATTTGTTATGCTTGGGAAATGCTTCAGTTTTTAGCAGAGCGTAATATTTTTGAGGTGTCCATTCTGTGAATGCAGGGCGATCTGGTATCCAACCCATTCCAAAAGAATTTGCCATTTTAAATTATCTAAATTTCCTATAAATTTATAATTGCAGTTTAGGTTGAGAGACATCCCCCATTTATTTATAGAAACAATTATTCTCATTTAATATAATCTGTACTAAAATCTTAAAAAAACTATATGCTTTTTTTTAGAGATGAAAGATAAAGTCCTGAATTGGCTCAACGTGGTATTAGTTGCAGATGTATTCTTGGTATTAGCCAGCTTTACTTGGTTAGCGATCGCAGTTATCGGTCATTCTGCTGGCGTTCCCTTGGGTTTAGATCTGTGGTATAAACTCTGGCAACCAGTATTTACCCCCGCCATTGGTATTCTCATGGGTGGTGCAATTATTAGCGGGTTAGCTAGTCAAATTTCTAAGCGGTTGAAATCTAATTAAGGAATATTACAAGCTAACTTCCTGAATTTCAGCTAAATTGGATAATTTTTCCCGATTGGTGGTGGTGGTAACTTCGGGCGATCGCTCACAACGAACAGTAAAATTACAGTAGTGACAAAGATTGGCTGTTGCTGATACTTGAGGAAAATTTTCTCCTATTTCCTGATAGCGTCGCAGCCAATCTGTTAATTTTTTTAATAAACTTGTTAAATCTCGTTTCGTTTGTTCGTGCAGCGTAGCATTATAAGTAAATTTTAGGCTTTCTGGTTGCGGTTGTGATTGCACAAACCAGTAAGTCATCGAAATTTGTTCTGGCAAATAATCGCTTGTTTCTGCCAACACATAGAGATATAAACGAGTCTGCCAATCTTTTGCTAACCAGCGTTGATGTTTAGGTTTAGGATAAGTTTTCCAATCTAGAATTTGTGCTTTTTCATGATCTGCAATTAATAAATCATAAATCACTGTAAGTACATAACTATCAATACTTAAAGTCCGACAATGTTCACTTTGACGGAATGTTTCTGGCTCTGATGTTAAAATTTCTGGCGCGGCACTTATTAATGATGTTACCCAACGCTGTAATTGTGCATCTTCTTCAACAAAAGATTGAATTGGTAGCCCTAATTCACGTTGCTGCATTAATAAGTGAAAGCGACTACCCCAATTTTGCTTATCTTGTTGCTCTATATTGGGTAGAGAACCCAATTGATCAAAATAGATGTGTTGAAATTTACGCGGGCAAGCTTCTAGCAAATTTAAGTATCCTTGCGAGAGTCTAATTAGGGGTGAAGAGTGAGGAGTGAATTTCATCTTTTATTTTATGATGGTTATACAGAATAGGCATATTCACAAAGCTATGTTTAGGATAAAAATAGCTTTGTGATGAGCGCCTGTAAGAAAGGAATATGAGATTAATTGTCAAGTTATAGACAGTTTTTAAACCTTAGTTAATACAAACACACTGCCCTTATTACCTC encodes the following:
- a CDS encoding PD-(D/E)XK nuclease family protein, producing MKFTPHSSPLIRLSQGYLNLLEACPRKFQHIYFDQLGSLPNIEQQDKQNWGSRFHLLMQQRELGLPIQSFVEEDAQLQRWVTSLISAAPEILTSEPETFRQSEHCRTLSIDSYVLTVIYDLLIADHEKAQILDWKTYPKPKHQRWLAKDWQTRLYLYVLAETSDYLPEQISMTYWFVQSQPQPESLKFTYNATLHEQTKRDLTSLLKKLTDWLRRYQEIGENFPQVSATANLCHYCNFTVRCERSPEVTTTTNREKLSNLAEIQEVSL